The DNA sequence TCATCGGCGCCGGAACGGGCGCGCTGGCCGGCAGCGTGACCGATTACGGCATCCCGGACGATTACATCCGGAAGATCGCCCGGACCATCGAGCCGGGGACCTCCGCGCTGTTCGTGCTGGTGCGCAGGGTCAATCCCGACAAGGTGCTGCCCGAACTCGGCAAGTACCAGGGCACGGTGCTGCGCACGTCGCTGACGACCGAGCAGGAGAACCGCCTCAAGGAGGCTTTGAACTGCGCCACTGCGCAGGCGACGGCATGACCGGAAACCCGCGTCGGGCTTCGCCCGGCGCGGGGCATTCAGATCGACCAGCGCCTGTCGCCGACGAAGGCGATCGTCAGCCAGCGATCGCGTTCCGATCCGCCGATCGCCGCCCCGATCTCCTCGCGGATCTCGTCGAGGCGCCGGATGCTGTCGATCCGGAACGTTTGCGGCACGATCAGGTGGATCTCGATGAAACGGGAGCGGCCGACCTTGGCGACATAGGTCTCGTAGCCCTCGAAGCCGTATTTCTCCACCGTCGCCTCCGCGACGGCCCGGACGCTGCTGTCCAGGTTGCCCGGCGCGGCGAGGAGGATTTCCGAGATCGCCTGCCTCACCGTCCTCACCGGCACCGGAAGGATGATCAGCGCCAGCAGGGCGAGGATGGCCGGATCGACGTAAGGCGCAAGGGCCTCGAAGCGCGTGCCCCGCAACATCGCCGCGGCGATGAAGGCCACCAGCAGGGCCAGGGTGATCGTTCCCGACATCAGCCAGCCCTTGAGGTCGAGGGCGACGAACTCCGACCCGATCGCGCGGTTCGCCCGGCGGCCGGCGAAGAACATCGCGAAGCACGCGGCCGCGACGACGGCGGCGTAGACGATCGCCCAATCGAAGGAGAGATCGCGCCCGCCGGCCAGCAGCAGGCCGACCGCATTCACGAAGGCGTAGAAGGCGAGGAGGATCAGCAGGGCGCTGTTGAGCGCCAGCGCCATCGGTTCGAGGTGCCAGAAGCCCAGCTGGAAGCGCTCGCTCTTGTCGCGGGCGATGAGCCGCGTCACCATCAGCGCCAGCGCCGTCATGGAGGCGTCGACGGCCGAGAACATGCCGTCGAAGATGATGGAGAGCGATCCGGACAGGATGCCGAAAAGGACCCCGGCCGCTCCGATGAGGACGGTGACGAGGATCGAGCGGCGTAGGACTTTCTGTTCGGCGTCGGCTGCGGGCATCATCGAACTCCAACTGATTGGGCAGGCTGCTTTGCTCCCCGGCGGTTCCCGCCAGTCCCTCAGTATTCCCATTCGTACAGCACGCCGATACTGGCGCCCGAGTTGGTCCCGACATCGGTGCGGAGCCTCAGGTTCCTGGTCAGGGTGATCTCGACCACGGCCCGGCTGCCCGCCTCGCCGACGCGCTGCTCGGCGCCGACATAGACGTCGCGCGAGACGTAGCGGCCGGCAGCGACGCCGGTACCCGACAGGCCTTCGCCCGGCTTGCCGCTCAGCAGCTCGAGCCGGTCGATGCCCAGCGTGCCGCGCACCCTGTCGATGACGCCGGGAGCGCCGCCGATGCCGGTGAGACGGCTGATGGAGTGCGCGATCTGGACGGCCTCGATCGCGCTGAGATTGCTGAACGGCTTGTTGAACAGGACGCGCGAGAGGATCTCGTCCTGCGGCAGCTCGGGCGAGGAGGTCAGCGTGATCCTGGGGGCGGACGCGCGTCCCGTGACCACCACCTGCGCCGTGATGTCGGCGGTCCTGGCCTGGGCACTGATGTCCAGCATCGGATCGGCGCTGCCGTCGCCGGTGAAATCGATGTCGGCCCGGGTGAATTCGAACCATGTGGTCAGCAGGTCGAGCGTGCCGCTGACCAGCCTCAGCCCGCCGCCCGGGACCGGCTTGGCCGTCGTGCCGCCGACCGTCGCATCGGACGACAGTTCGATCGCCAATCCGCGGCCGCGCACGAAAATCCGGTTCTCCGCCTTCACGGCGATGTCGAGCCGGAGCCGGAACGGCGACGCCGCGGACAGCTTCGCCGGGGCGGTGCCGCCCGGCCGGTTGATTTCCTCCACCTGGATCTCGGCCACGGCGGACGGCATCCGTTCCGGTATCCGGATCTCGGCATGCCGGATCGTAACCGGTCCCTGGAGCAGCGGGGCGTCGAGCGGTCCGGTCAGGGTCAGCACCGTGTCGATCCTCGCCGTGACGAGGTCGGTCTGGACGAGCTGCGCATCGCCGGCCCGGATCCGCAGGTCGAAGGCCCGTGGGTCGTCCGGATCGACGTTCACCGAGCCGGCGGCCTCGACGGTGCCGCCGCCCGGCGTACGTCCGTCGAACCGGTCGACCGTCAGGCGACTGCCGTCGCCGCGCAGCCGCAGGGCGATCCCGTTGATCACCGCGCCCGCCGCCCGGTTCTCGTAACGCCCATCGGCTATTCTGGCGTCTCCACCCAGCCGCGGATCGCCGAGCGAGCCGGCAAGGTCGAGATTGACGTCGAGTCGCCCCTGCGCCTGGTCGCCGGTGTCGGCGAGCAGGTCGTTCAGGATCGCGAGTTCGACATGGCCGCGCAGTACCCCGCTGACGGGGACGTTCCGCGGCAGGTCCACCGTCAGCGGTTCCCGGCGCAGCACCAGCGGCAAGTCCGCCTGGAACCGCATGTCGACACCGTCGCGTCGGCGGGTCGCGGCCTTGCCGTCCAGGGCCAGCCGGCCGTCCCGCCACCGGCCGGTGGCGCCGATGTC is a window from the Skermanella sp. TT6 genome containing:
- a CDS encoding cation diffusion facilitator family transporter — translated: MMPAADAEQKVLRRSILVTVLIGAAGVLFGILSGSLSIIFDGMFSAVDASMTALALMVTRLIARDKSERFQLGFWHLEPMALALNSALLILLAFYAFVNAVGLLLAGGRDLSFDWAIVYAAVVAAACFAMFFAGRRANRAIGSEFVALDLKGWLMSGTITLALLVAFIAAAMLRGTRFEALAPYVDPAILALLALIILPVPVRTVRQAISEILLAAPGNLDSSVRAVAEATVEKYGFEGYETYVAKVGRSRFIEIHLIVPQTFRIDSIRRLDEIREEIGAAIGGSERDRWLTIAFVGDRRWSI